In Deinobacterium chartae, the following proteins share a genomic window:
- a CDS encoding tyrosine-protein phosphatase codes for MTETTRRLALEGSLNIRELGGHRTLSGQRVRPQRLLRGDSLHRLTPEAQQQLLEYGLTTVLDLRQPDELQQAPSVFAQHGRVTYLNLPLFAALAPEQLGQGNQDLPALYCLTLDHCHAAIRRALTEIERADGTVLFHCAVGKDRTGLLAALLLGALGVSEQDIIADYAVSARNLEPQFAPLLAQAAARGEDLQHLQHISRSDPEFMEHTLEHLRRTYGGIEGYYHFLGLDAGFITSLRSRFLEADGGQDTPAAARVPEEIPQETAPLG; via the coding sequence ATGACCGAAACCACCCGTCGGCTGGCCCTCGAGGGCAGCTTGAACATCCGCGAACTCGGCGGTCACCGCACCCTCAGCGGGCAACGCGTCCGCCCCCAGCGCCTGCTGCGCGGCGACAGCCTGCACCGCCTGACTCCCGAGGCCCAGCAGCAGCTGCTCGAGTACGGGCTCACCACCGTGCTCGACCTGCGCCAGCCGGACGAACTGCAACAGGCTCCCAGCGTCTTCGCGCAGCACGGCCGCGTGACGTACCTGAACCTGCCGCTGTTCGCCGCGCTCGCTCCCGAACAGCTCGGCCAGGGAAACCAGGACCTGCCCGCGCTCTACTGCCTGACCCTGGACCACTGTCACGCGGCCATCCGCCGCGCCCTGACCGAGATCGAGCGAGCGGACGGAACGGTCCTGTTTCACTGCGCCGTCGGCAAGGACCGCACCGGGTTGCTGGCCGCCCTGCTGCTGGGAGCTCTGGGCGTCAGCGAACAGGACATCATCGCCGACTATGCGGTCTCGGCCCGCAACCTGGAGCCGCAGTTCGCGCCGCTGCTGGCACAGGCAGCGGCGCGCGGCGAGGACCTGCAGCACCTGCAGCACATCTCGCGCTCCGACCCCGAATTCATGGAGCACACCCTCGAGCACCTGCGCCGCACTTACGGGGGCATCGAGGGGTACTACCACTTCCTGGGGCTGGACGCCGGGTTCATCACGTCGCTGCGCAGCAGGTTCTTGGAAGCAGACGGGGGCCAGGACACGCCCGCAGCGGCCCGCGTCCCGGAAGAAATCCCGCAAGAAACAGCCCCCCTCGGCTGA
- a CDS encoding sugar phosphate isomerase/epimerase family protein, translating to MSEKQLPLLGAAMRIDHLPAHREWLIESQRDLEIQDAAVPSVLDGDDWSELVRQAKTALDGYSGRLGIHGPFFGFSLASLDPAVRQLAAQRFKRSLEFGSEIGATHMVVHSPFAFFGHPQVMYSASNTLGMQIECAQQTLKDIVPLAQNLGLVIVIENIQDANTRPLLELVKSFGSEHVRMSLDTGHANLMHQVGGPTADQWVYDAGELLGHLHLQDNDGGLDRHWAPGQGDIKWHALFKALQKQPHQPRMILEVAPDDIRPAADWLAAQGLAR from the coding sequence ATGAGCGAGAAGCAACTGCCCCTGCTCGGTGCTGCCATGCGCATCGACCACCTGCCTGCCCACCGCGAGTGGCTGATCGAATCTCAGCGCGACCTCGAGATCCAAGACGCCGCCGTTCCCAGCGTGCTCGACGGGGACGACTGGTCCGAGCTGGTCCGGCAGGCCAAGACGGCCTTGGACGGCTATAGCGGCCGCCTGGGCATTCACGGCCCTTTCTTCGGATTCAGCCTGGCCAGCTTGGACCCCGCCGTGCGCCAGCTGGCCGCGCAGCGCTTCAAGCGCTCGCTCGAGTTCGGCAGCGAGATCGGCGCGACCCACATGGTCGTCCACAGCCCCTTTGCCTTCTTCGGCCACCCGCAGGTGATGTACTCGGCCTCGAACACCCTGGGCATGCAGATCGAGTGCGCCCAGCAGACCCTGAAAGACATCGTGCCGCTGGCGCAGAACCTGGGTCTGGTGATCGTGATCGAGAATATCCAAGACGCCAATACCCGCCCGCTGCTGGAACTGGTGAAGTCCTTCGGCTCCGAGCACGTCCGCATGAGCCTGGACACCGGACACGCCAACCTGATGCACCAGGTGGGCGGTCCTACCGCCGACCAGTGGGTTTACGACGCGGGCGAACTGCTCGGCCACCTGCACCTGCAGGACAACGACGGCGGTCTGGACCGCCACTGGGCCCCGGGCCAGGGCGACATCAAGTGGCACGCGCTGTTCAAGGCGCTGCAAAAGCAGCCGCATCAGCCCCGCATGATCCTCGAGGTGGCCCCGGATGATATCCGCCCGGCCGCCGACTGGCTGGCCGCCCAGGGCCTGGCCCGCTAA
- a CDS encoding ABC transporter substrate-binding protein, protein MKKRWIVLLTAGLCTASLAQTPKPRTLTIALNAYVNTLDPHHAGASIIGARTYNLMFDSLTDFDEKDRLRPMLATRWSSKDNVTWVFQLRPKVRFHDGSTMTAEDVAYSLNRLLNDDKPSSIRSSYQPYIKSIKATGPLEVTITTTQPDVLLPRRLATQYTAIMPKAYLQKTSFEALQLKPVGTGPYRVTEYSPGGRMVLERHDAYWGGKPVAERVVVRAIAENSTRVAALLSGEVDIATNIPPDVVSQVESRSNLQVDDVALDNYMLLYFNTRSGPTANVHLRRALSLAIDREGISKALWGGRVRVMNDYFLPNELAYSKNRPNFRFDLDEARKELKLAGYKGEEILFATPATYYTNGKVVTDAIYQMWKNLGVNVKYTPLETVEWSQMAAAGKIQVTLQSFSTDGDPGTNNAVKSFAENTLLKNYYVASDTFVRLANQSLRTSNVAARIKNYRQIAGILDKDLPITPLYQSVELVGVKKNVRWTPHPRFYINLRPGKFDF, encoded by the coding sequence ATGAAAAAACGCTGGATTGTTCTGCTGACCGCCGGGCTGTGCACGGCCAGCCTCGCCCAAACTCCCAAACCGCGCACCCTCACCATCGCGCTCAACGCCTACGTGAACACGCTGGACCCGCACCACGCCGGGGCGAGCATCATCGGGGCCCGCACCTACAACCTGATGTTCGACAGCCTCACCGATTTCGACGAGAAGGACCGGCTGCGCCCGATGCTCGCCACCCGCTGGAGCAGCAAGGACAACGTGACCTGGGTCTTTCAGCTGCGCCCCAAGGTGCGCTTTCACGACGGCAGCACCATGACCGCCGAGGACGTGGCCTACAGCCTCAACCGCCTGCTGAACGACGACAAACCCAGCTCGATCCGCTCGTCCTACCAGCCGTACATCAAATCGATCAAAGCCACCGGCCCCCTCGAGGTGACCATCACCACCACCCAGCCGGACGTGCTCCTGCCTCGCCGCCTGGCCACCCAGTACACCGCCATCATGCCCAAGGCCTACCTGCAAAAGACCAGCTTCGAGGCCCTGCAGCTCAAGCCGGTCGGCACCGGACCGTACCGGGTGACCGAGTACAGCCCGGGCGGGCGCATGGTCCTCGAGCGCCACGATGCCTACTGGGGCGGAAAGCCGGTGGCCGAGCGGGTGGTGGTGCGCGCCATCGCCGAGAACAGCACGCGGGTCGCGGCCCTGCTCTCGGGAGAAGTGGACATCGCCACCAACATTCCACCGGACGTGGTGAGCCAGGTGGAGTCGCGCTCCAACCTGCAGGTGGACGACGTGGCGCTGGACAACTACATGCTCTTGTACTTCAACACCCGCAGCGGCCCGACCGCCAACGTGCACCTGCGCCGCGCGCTGTCGCTGGCCATCGACCGTGAGGGCATCAGCAAGGCGCTGTGGGGCGGTCGGGTGCGGGTCATGAACGACTACTTCCTGCCCAACGAGCTGGCCTACAGCAAGAATCGCCCGAACTTCCGCTTCGACCTGGACGAGGCCCGCAAGGAACTCAAGCTGGCCGGCTACAAGGGCGAGGAGATCCTGTTCGCCACCCCGGCGACCTACTACACCAACGGCAAGGTCGTGACCGACGCGATCTACCAGATGTGGAAGAACCTGGGCGTCAACGTCAAGTACACCCCGCTCGAAACCGTGGAGTGGAGCCAGATGGCCGCGGCCGGCAAGATCCAGGTGACGCTGCAGAGCTTCAGCACCGACGGGGACCCGGGAACCAACAACGCGGTCAAGAGCTTCGCTGAGAACACGCTGCTCAAGAACTACTATGTGGCCAGCGACACCTTCGTCCGGCTCGCCAACCAGTCGCTGCGCACCTCCAACGTGGCAGCCCGCATCAAGAACTACCGCCAGATCGCCGGCATCCTCGACAAGGATCTGCCGATCACCCCGCTGTACCAGAGCGTCGAGCTGGTGGGCGTCAAAAAGAACGTCCGCTGGACCCCGCACCCGCGCTTTTACATCAACCTGCGTCCGGGCAAGTTCGACTTCTGA
- a CDS encoding ABC transporter permease, with translation MKAALQPKLHAPHLPRLAWKIPAVPSVALVTVLLMVLAALLGPALHPTDPNTGSLLTRLQPPVFAGGSWTYPLGTDEQGRDILARLLWGARTSFLVSGSATLLGLLVGVTLGMAAGYARGSLLDHLINFLAELQLGLPFVLLAITASLVFGKSLAVLVVLAALSTWPTYARVTYGSVLSLRQREFVTAAEALGASEVHVALRHLLPHLAAPLAIFGTLCLGAIILLESSLSFLGIGIQTPLVSWGAMIGEGREYLSSAWWLALTPGLALSVLILCIGLIGDWLRDHFDPRTTGGRS, from the coding sequence ATGAAAGCGGCCCTGCAACCCAAACTTCACGCTCCGCACCTGCCCCGGCTGGCCTGGAAAATCCCGGCGGTTCCCAGCGTCGCTCTTGTGACGGTGTTACTGATGGTCCTGGCTGCCCTCCTGGGGCCAGCCCTGCACCCCACCGATCCCAACACCGGCAGCCTGCTCACCCGTCTGCAACCCCCGGTCTTCGCGGGCGGCAGCTGGACCTACCCGCTTGGCACCGACGAACAGGGGCGTGACATTCTGGCCCGACTGCTGTGGGGCGCACGGACCTCGTTCCTGGTCAGCGGCAGCGCCACGCTGCTGGGCCTGCTGGTCGGAGTGACCCTGGGAATGGCCGCCGGTTACGCCCGTGGCAGCCTGCTCGACCACCTGATCAATTTCCTGGCCGAACTCCAGCTCGGTCTGCCCTTCGTGCTGCTGGCCATCACCGCCAGCCTGGTCTTCGGCAAATCACTGGCGGTGCTGGTTGTTCTGGCCGCTCTGAGCACCTGGCCCACCTACGCCCGGGTCACCTACGGCTCGGTCCTGTCGCTGCGCCAGCGAGAATTCGTGACGGCGGCCGAGGCACTGGGAGCCAGCGAGGTACACGTGGCCCTGCGGCACCTGCTCCCTCACCTCGCCGCCCCGCTGGCCATCTTCGGAACGCTGTGCCTGGGTGCCATCATCTTGCTTGAAAGCTCGCTGTCTTTCCTGGGAATCGGTATCCAGACACCGCTGGTGTCTTGGGGCGCCATGATCGGCGAAGGCCGCGAGTACCTCTCGAGTGCCTGGTGGCTGGCCCTGACCCCAGGCCTGGCCCTGTCGGTCCTGATCCTGTGCATCGGCCTGATCGGCGACTGGCTGCGGGACCACTTCGATCCGCGCACCACCGGAGGTCGGTCATGA